A region from the Etheostoma spectabile isolate EspeVRDwgs_2016 chromosome 9, UIUC_Espe_1.0, whole genome shotgun sequence genome encodes:
- the slc35a3a gene encoding solute carrier family 35 member A3a — protein sequence MASPRLKYLSLGVLVFQTTSLVLTMRYSRTLQAEGPRYLASSAVVVAEVMKILTCVLLVFKEHNYSMRALNSLLRQEIAHKPIETLKLAIPSGIYTLQNNLLYVALSNLDAATYQVTYQLKILTTALFSVSMLGRRLGIYQWLSLLILMAGVALVQWPSESAAAPEQEALSAGSQFVGVAAVLVACFSSGFAGVYFEKILKESKQSVWVRNIQLGMFGLVFGLFGMLSYDGERVRESGMFQGYNTVTWTVVALQALGGLVIAAVIKYADNILKGFATSLSIILSTLISYFWLQDFDPTSVFFMGAVLVIAATFLYGYEGKPPPNPSRA from the exons ATGGCCTCTCCCCGGCTGAAATACCTCTctctgggcgtgctggtgttCCAGACCACGTCCCTGGTGCTCACCATGCGGTACTCCCGCACCCTGCAGGCCGAGGGCCCGCGGTACCTGGCCTCCTCGGCGGTGGTGGTGGCCGAGGTCATGAAGATCCTCACCTGTGTGCTGCTCGTCTTCAAGGAGCACA ATTACAGCATGCGAGCTCTGAACAGCCTCCTGCGTCAAGAAATTGCCCACAAACCCATAGAAACGCTGAAGCTGGCGATTCCCTCTGGGATCTACACGCTGCAGAACAACCTGCTGTACGTCGCCTTGTCCAACCTGGATGCAGCCACCTACCAG GTGACGTACCAGCTGAAGATCCTGACCACGGCTCTGTTCTCGGTGTCCATGCTGGGCCGCAGGCTGGGCATCTACCAGTGGCTCTCATTGCTGATTCTTATGGCTGGGGTGGCTCTCGTGCAG TGGCCCTCTGAGTCTGCAGCGGCCCCGGAGCAGGAGGCCCTCTCTGCAGGCTCCCAGTTTGTCGGTGTGGCGGCTGTTCTGGTGGCGTGCTTCTCCAGTGGGTTCGCCGGTGTCTACTTTGAGAAGATCCTAAAGGAGAGCAAGCAGAGCGTCTGGGTCCGCAACATTCAGCTAG ggATGTTTGGGCTGGTGTTTGGCCTCTTTGGGATGCTGAGCTACGATGGAGAGAGGGTGAGGGAATCAGGAATGTTCCAGGGGTACAACACCGTCACTTGGACTGTCGTAGCGCTGCAG GCGCTGGGTGGTCTGGTCATAGCAGCGGTCATCAAGTATGCAGACAACATTCTCAAGGGCTTTGCTACATCGCTCTCCATCATCCTGTCAACTCTTATATCGTACTTCTGGCTACAGGACTTCGACCCCACTAG TGTGTTCTTCATGGGGGCTGTTTTGGTCATCGCAGCCACTTTCCTCTACGGCTACGAAGGCAAGCCGCCCCCCAACCCCAGCAGGGCGTAG